The following coding sequences are from one Alosa alosa isolate M-15738 ecotype Scorff River chromosome 13, AALO_Geno_1.1, whole genome shotgun sequence window:
- the LOC125306023 gene encoding free fatty acid receptor 2-like, whose product MEIQPDRQLVLAVCIITFVFGFPANILALFTFIKKVRQNPTPVDILLLNLTVSDLLFLVFLPFRMKEAVDDMKWNMPYFFCPLSGYIFYTTIYNSTLFLTAISVERYLGVAFPIKYKLKRRPFYAVVFGFVAWAISMAHCSIVYIMQYYDHTNKTAIEPSERDTCYEEFTPAQLKILLPVRLELCIVLFCIPLLICSFCYINFIRILSRLPNITAHKRYRAIGLAAGTMLVFLVCFGPYNLSHVVGFVYWRSPWWRKIAVLTSTLNACMDPFIYYFSSSALRSTFRHVMRSMVDRLHLWCCCRAVYCPLLTCTDADERTQSSNDSSR is encoded by the coding sequence ATGGAGATACAGCCCGACAGGCAGCTAGTGCTGGCTGTCTGCATCATCACCTTTGTCTTTGGGTTCCCGGCCAACATCCTGGCACTCTTCACCTTCATCAAGAAGGTGCGTCAGAATCCAACGCCCGTGGACATCCTTCTGCTGAACCTTACCGTGTCCGATCTGCTCTTCCTGGTGTTCCTGCCTTTCCGCATGAAGGAAGCTGTAGACGACATGAAGTGGAACATGCCCTACTTCTTCTGCCCGTTATCAGGGTACATCTTCTACACCACCATCTACAACAGCACCTTGTTTCTCACTGCCATCTCCGTGGAGCGCTACCTCGGTGTTGCGTTCCCCATCAAGTACAAGCTGAAACGGAGGCCCTTCTACGCCGTGGTCTTTGGGTTCGTGGCGTGGGCTATCTCCATGGCGCACTGCAGCATCGTCTACATCATGCAGTACTACGACCACACCAACAAGACGGCCATCGAGCCGTCAGAGCGTGACACGTGCTACGAGGAGTTCACGCCAGCCCAACTGAAGATCCTGCTGCCTGTGCGGCTGGAGCTGTGTATCGTGCTCTTCTGCATCCCCCTGCTCATCTGCTCCTTCTGCTACATCAACTTCATCCGCATCCTGTCCCGGCTGCCCAACATCACAGCGCACAAGCGCTACCGGGCCATTGGCCTGGCCGCTGGCACCATGCTGGTGTTCCTGGTCTGCTTCGGGCCCTACAACCTCTCCCATGTGGTGGGCTTCGTCTACTGGAGGAGCCCGTGGTGGCGCAAGATCGCCGTGCTCACCAGCACCTTAAACGCCTGCATGGACCCCTTCATCTACTACTTCTCCTCCTCGGCCCTGCGGAGCACGTTCAGGCACGTCATGAGGAGCATGGTGGACAGGCTGCACCTGTGGTGCTGCTGCAGGGCAGTCTACTGTCCCTTGTTGACCTGCACAGATGCGGACGAGCGCACACAAAGCTCCAACGATAGCTCACGCTAG
- the LOC125306133 gene encoding free fatty acid receptor 3 — MQECQAQLCLSVYIITFITGFPTNILAFYTFILKVRRKPTPIDILLLNLTISDLLFLVFLPFKMQEVANHMTWDMPYFLCPLSGFIFYMTIYNSTLFLTAVSVERYLGVAFPIRHSLGRRPAYAVLASVFIWVVCFAHLSIVFIMPYYNPPTKSSSPSGGASNDSNGTGLIVVTPTGQLRRNVCYENFSEAQLEILLPYRLELCVVLFCVPLLICSFCYINFIRILLRLPNIGRRRRLRAVGLALGTLVVFLLCFGPYNVSHVVGMVTDQSPRWRDLALLLSTFNACLDPFIFYVSSSAVRTMLAGILQGLWRRMPVWDRVRLGKCFSWKMDVSESKKNNLPKPADINAL, encoded by the coding sequence ATGCAGGAATGCCAGGCGCagctctgcctctctgtctacATCATCACCTTCATCACGGGCTTCCCCACCAACATCCTGGCCTTCTACACCTTCATCCTGAAGGTGCGGCGCAAGCCCACCCCCATCgacatcctcctcctcaaccTCACCATCTCAGACCTGCTCTTCCTCGTCTTCTTGCCCTTCAAGATGCAGGAGGTTGCCAACCACATGACGTGGGATATGCCCTACTTCCTGTGTCCACTCTCGGGCTTCATCTTCTACATGACCATCTACAACAGCACGCTCTTCCTGACGGCCGTGAGCGTGGAGCGCTACCTGGGCGTGGCCTTCCCCATCCGCCACTCGCTAGGCCGCCGCCCTGCCTATGCCGTCCTGGCCAGCGTCTTCATCTGGGTGGTGTGCTTTGCCCATCTCAGCATCGTCTTCATCATGCCCTACTACAACCCTCCCACCAAGAGCTCCTCTCCCTCCGGCGGCGCCAGCAATGACAGCAATGGCACCGGGCTGATCGTGGTGACGCCCACAGGGCAGCTGCGTAGGAACGTCTGCTACGAGAACTTCTCTGAGGCACAGCTGGAGATCTTGCTGCCGTACCGGCTGGAGCTGTGCGTGGTGCTGTTCTGCGTGCCGCTGCTCATCTGCTCCTTCTGCTACATCAACTTCATCCGCATCCTGCTGCGCCTGCCCAACATCGGGCGCCGACGCCGCCTGCGGGCTGTGGGGCTGGCGCTGGGCACGCTGGTGGTCTTTCTCCTCTGCTTCGGCCCCTACAACGTCTCACACGTGGTGGGCATGGTGACGGACCAGAGCCCGCGCTGGCGTGACCTGGCGCTGCTGCTCAGCACCTTCAACGCCTGCCTGGACCCCTTCATCTTCTACGTGTCCTCCTCAGCCGTGCGGACCATGCTGGCGGGCATCCTGCAGGGGCTCTGGAGGCGCATGCCCGTCTGGGATAGGGTCCGGCTCGGC